The genomic DNA TGTAAGGTTGGTTCCCTAGATATCACACATAAGCCTTTTGAAAGTTAATGTTGTCTTCTAAACTGAGCCGTTACTATTAAATCACTTGAATCAGCTCCTTAGTTACAGTTGGTGCAGAATAACAATCTGAAGACAATCTGAACAGTCCTTGATCTGTTTCACTGCATGGTGGCACCCATGCTTATGCAGTAGACAGGTGTGATGAACATACGAATTGGGCAAGCAGCCTTTAGTGCTTGTGCTAGTTTATGATGGCATTAACTTTGTGTAACTACATTGTTACCATGCTCTTACAGTCTTAAAGAGTATTGAAATTCTGATATTAGTCTTGCAATTAAATAAGACTAACTTAATTTGACGTTCAGTGGGGCGTCCTACTAAAAGTGTGGTATAGAATAAATCCTGTATTGTAGATCTTGTTAACCTTCTCTTCTTTAAGCACCGGACATGGAATTAGTACTATTTGAGGGGGTAGGAGTACATCAGGATCCCTAAAGCACGGTAAGGACTGAAGAAGCAATTCATTGGCAGGCATACCAGGGATAGGATGAAAAGGAGGTAAGGATCGCAGTGATGCCCATCCATTTTCTTAATGGTAGAAACTACTGTTCTGAAGAAGTGATGACACTATAGATGTCtgagaatcacagactggttgaggttggaagggacctctggaggtcatctggtccaacacccctgctcaagcagggccacctagatCTGGTTGCCCTGGACCATGTCTGGAagcttttgaacatctccaaggagggagactccacaacctccctgggcaacctgttccagtgcttagtcaccctcacagtaaaaaagtctttccttatgATCAGAcaagaacctcctgtgtttcaatttgtgccagttgcctctggtcctgtcactgggcaccacagacaagagcctggctccatcttctttgcaccctcccttcaggtatttatatacactgaTGAGATCtcccttgagccttctcttctccaggctgaacagtcaaCAGCTCTCTCATCCTTTCCTCAggtgagagatgctccagtcctttcatcatctttgtggcccttcgttggactccctccagtacatccatgtctctcttgtactgggtagcccagaactagacacagcactccaggtgtggtctcaccagtgctgagtagagaggaaggatcacctccctcaacctgctgacaACACTTTGCccaatgcagcccaggataccattagccttctttgctgcaagggcacattgctggctcatgttcaacctggtgtccaccaggacaccCAGGGCCTTTTCttccaagctgctttccagctgggtggcccccaTCCTATattggtgcctggggttgttcctccccaggtgcagcaCTTTGCaccacttccccttgttgaacttcatgatgtTCCTGTCAGCCAATTTCTGCAGcttgttgaggtccctctggatgacagcATGGCCCTCTGGTGTATattcactgaatcacagaattcagccactcctcccagttctgaGTCATCAGCAagcttgctgagggtacactcgtccccatcatccagatcattaatgaagatgttaaacagaacTGGAACCAATATTTACCCCTGGGGTATGCTTCTAGCTTCTGctctccaactagactttgttccactgatcaccaccctctggaTCTGGCCACTCAGCTAGTTTTCtattctcctcctccagcccctacttcatcagcttctctatgaggatATTGTGGTAGACACTGTTGAAAGCcttcctgaagtccaggtagacaatagccactgctctcccctcatttTAGGgccagtcatttcatcacaaaatgttatcaagttggtcaagcatgacttcctcttggtgaatccatgctgactattCCTGATGGCTTCCTTGTCCTTCATGtacctggaaatggtttccaggattagctgtTCTGTCACCTTCCTAGGgatcaaggtgaggctgaccggcctgtagttccctgggtcctcctccttgcccttcttgaaggtaggagtgacatttgctttcctccagtccttgGGCACTTCTCCCAGTCACCATGATGGTTCAAAGATTCAAGAGTGGCCTCGCAATGACATCTGCTGGCTCCCTCAGTcctcatgggtgcatcccaccaggtcccatggacttatgTATGTCCATTTTGCTTAAGTGTTCCCTGATCTGATCCTCTTCCACCTAGGGTACATCTTACTTGCTCCAGCCTTTCCCCCTGGTCTCAGGGGCCTGGTATTCCTGAAGGCCAGTCTtgctagtaaagactgaggcaaaggcagcattcaGTACCTCGGCCTTTTCTGTGTCCTGTGTAACCAGGTTCCCTGTCTCATTAAGTAGCAgtcccacattttccctagtcatCTTTTTGTCACCTATGTACTtatagaagcccttcttgttgtctttgacatccctggccagattcaATTCCATTTGGACTTTGTCTTTCCTAACTGTTTAAGAAAGAGAGACTCAGACAATGTCTTTGTATTCTTCCCAGGTTACCCATCCTTGCTTCCACTATCTGTATACTCCCTGTTTGAGTTTGGCCAGGAAGACATCTAGAGATataatagtttattttttagaaataataaaaatgtaaattaagatTCTGAAGTATGATACTGTTCTTGTATTAAATGTCATTATTCCATTATATTAAATGCCAGACCTtgtgtactgggtctggcttGGATGGAGTTTTGCTTGCTTCATAGCAGCCTGTATGgtgtggtgttttggttttttgacttaacagtgttgataacacactgatgtttttttaactattgctgaacagtgctcgCACAGCATTGAGgccttctctctctctcgctctgtgcctgctgctcctcccCCTCTCTCAGTGAGTAGCCTAGGGTTGagaaggggacacagctgggacagttgAACCAAGCTGACCAAAGATATTGCATACCATATAATGTCATGCtaagcaataaaacagggggaGAACTTTTCCAAAGTAGCTGTTGCTCAGAGACTGCCTTCGCATcacttttctgttgtgtttttttttttggtttgtgtggtggtgtgttttgttttttttttttttttgcttattaaactgtctttatctcaacccatgagtttttcttacttttgcccttctgattctctcccccatcctgcctgggatgggggggaaaaTGAGCTTGTGACTGGGTGGGGATTTAACTGGCCAGGGTCAACCTACCACACCTTGTTcaacttgtaatttttttaatttgctttttatagaTCACAAGACCATCCAGATCAACAAACACCCACCACTGGCAGTATTGCTACCACATCAATATCAAGCAGTAATACCTCAACACCAACTTCAACAAATAACAACTCTTTTGGCTTGGGTAAGAATATTTCTTAGGTAACACGGTGATTATCTTTAGGTATCTTGGTTTCAGGTAAGTATCCCTGGAGCTTTATTCTAATGTAAatgagacttaaaaaaaataaaattactgattACTGGCTCCTGTTAAAGAGCTACCAAGGGAAGGTGAGGGCTGGCAACAGCTTTCAGTCCTGGCACCTTCCGTGTTGGAGCAGTTGCTGGATGTTTTCACTTTGGGAGCTGGGCTTTTTCTAGAGTTAGAGAAAGTGTTGGGACTGTTAGGTGGCTAGACAGAGCATTTGAATTGGCCTGAAGAGATTATTGAAGTTGGACCCATAACATCAAGTTAAGACTTTAACAGAAGTAACAAAGTTAATCCTATCCTACAAACCAGTATTTCTCAGGTTCTGAGTCTGATTGCATTATCAGTCTTCTCTTTCAGGAATGCAGACAGAAGtctattgatttaaaaatattctctctttcCATAGTTACTGGATTTTGTTATTCATGCTCTTtcattgtttgctttcttttaaaaaaacaaaacaaaacaccatggAAAAACTATGTTAAGCAATTGCTTTTTTTAGTTGTAAACAGTTCTCCAGACTGACTAGTACCTTCTAAAAATGTGAAACTTTTGTGTTTGCTGAACTCTGTGAAGGAGGAGAATTTAAAGCATTATTAGTTCTTGTTGCATCAGCAAAAAAAGAGCTCTACTTTTTGTTTAGAATAGGGAGTATGCGTCGTATTAAGAGATTCCTCGCGGCAGTGGTCTGTCTATAAATGATTATTACAAATGTATTGGAAAGTGTTGAGAATTAACCTGAGGCCCCAAAACTCAAACATCCCTTGTACCTCAGCTATAGTAAAGTAGAAGAAAAGATGTTAGAATTGTAACAAGTTATATTTCAGATGTGGTTTGGATTTCTAGGTGTCTTGTTATGTAAAGAAGCAAACTCTTAGTGGATGACTCCTTACAGCCTTGCAAAGATAGAATTTCCATTGGGTTTCATTATTTTGAAGTGTGGATtatgtttatgtattttgtatttagaAAGAACCTGAATGTGTTTAGAAATATACTAGAAgctgaaagtttaatttttttttttttctttcctcttaaaGGTGGTCTTGGAGGTTTGGCAGGCCTGAGTAGCCTGGGCTTAAATGCATCAAACTTTTCAGAGTTACAAAGTCAGATGCAACAACAACTTATGTCCAACCCAGAAATGATGGTTCAGATAATGGAAAATCCATTTGTTCAGAGCATGCTTTCAAATCCTGACCTGATGAGGCAGTTAATTATGGCTAACCCTCAAATGCAGCAACTGATACAGAGAAATCCAGAAATCAGTCACATGCTGAATAATCCAGATATAATGAGACAGGTATGTAGAAAGATCTTTAAGTTCATTACCTTTGATTATACTGTAACTGTGAACAAAAGAGCAAGAATTGGACATGCTTAGATGAGTGCGGAAATATTGTTGAGGAATTTAGGCTTGTCAGACAATATGTAGAAGGTCACTATAGGAAattgatgtttttatttctagctGCTGGTGTCTGAAATAAgctgataattaaaaaaaaatgcagcatagTTTTGAAAGATGCTGAAGACTGTATAATCATATCTTCCAAGTTTAGAGTTGGATGCTGCTTGAAATCTTCTGTTGTCTAGTCAACAGTGAGTTTACTATAAAGTAATAATTCTCCAAAATACTGCTTATTTCTAGTTTATGTAACTGTGGGTACTTCTGATTGCTTCTGAAGTTGTGTTATGTAAGGTATGCCTTATGTGGCAGAGGGCATCAAGAAACAAATGGAGGCTTTGGAAAAttaaggtatttatttttcaagttcatGTTATAAGCTGCATGCTGTATTGATGTTACAAACAGTAGAAATATATTGTGTTGAGAAGAGACAAGAAAGAACAGGATGGTACATTCaagggttttttcttctgtttagtcAATGCTTTCTGACTCAGCCAGCATACTGACAGTTGTGGCAGAATGTTGGCTAAATATCAAATTCTGTTGACTCCCACTAAGCTGACATCTTGATTTGGCTTTAATCCTAATTTCAAATGGGGTTAGACATTAGTAACTGAGATATTGTTAAATGCTGATGTTTTCACTttagaatggatttttttttttattaatacaaattAAATGTTCTACTTCGTTAGACACTAGAACTTGCTAGAAACCCTGCAATGATGCAGGAAATGATGCGAAACCAGGATCGAGCCTTGAGCAACCTTGAAAGTATACCAGGTGGCTACAATGCCTTGCGACGTATGTACACAGATATTCAGGAGCCAATGTTGAATGCAGCACAGGAACAGGTGAGAAATGATTGTAGGGGCTACTGAAAgcaaatgggtttttttgggtttgtttttctttttttttaatgaaagaagataaataatGTAACTTTTCAAATGGGTACTTGACAAAACTTAATTTCTTGAAGCTTGCAGTCAATGTGTGGCTTGTTCCTATGCTCTTTAAAGTTGAAGGAATAAAGATTGTTTTCTGAGTTTGCTAAGCTATTTTAACGTTAATAGATTTTTGTTAGATATAttctaaatttatttatttttaattcttggaCTTATAAAGTTCCTGAGGTCCAGGAAAAATTAAGAGTGTATTTAGTAACTTGGAATCTaaggtgggaagaaaaaaggctttaaaatttTTCTAAGTTGGAAACCACTATGCAAGATATAATTTTACTGTGATCAAAGTACCAGTGTAGTAGCAAACTCTGCATTTAATAGAAGGTGTGATTAACTTCCcttttttatgttgttgttaGAGATATCTCTTTCCATGTTGGTATCTTTTCAGAATATTTACAATGGATTATTTTAGGATGTTGATTATAATTGGTTAAGAGCCATGAACATATTTCTTCATGTGTAATTTTTGGAAAGGTAACTTGCCATTTCTAGCAGACTTAAAAATAGTTGACTAAAAGATGATATGTGTTTGTTTCTCCTTCTGTAGTTTGGAGGTAACCCATTTGCTTCCTTAGTAACCAATGCATCATCAGGAGGGGACAGTCAGCCATCTCGTACAGAAAATAGAGATCCCTTACCAAATCCCTGGGCTTCTCAGACCAGATCTCAGAGTTCCACAAGTACCAACACCAGTGGTGAGAACAGTGGTAGTAGTAATGTCAGAAATAGCACCTCTGCCAGTACGGGACAGAGCTCAACTATACCAAATTTGGGACCTGGACTAGGAGGTGTGTCTGTTATTGCaactgtatatatttttaaatattcaggagtTTGCTGAAATGATTCTCTTATTAGAAAGAGATGTTTTGATTCAAAGTTTGTATTGCTGTTTGATActagtcatagaatcatagaatgatttgggttggaagggaccttaaagatcatctagttccaacccccctgccattggcagggacacctttccaccagaccaggttgctcaaagccccatccaatctggccttaaacacttccagggagggggcatccacaacttctctgggcaacctgtgccagtgtctcaccaccctcacagtaaagaatttctttctgatatctaatctaaatctaccccctttcagtttaaaaccgatccccctcgtcctatcactacatgcccttgtaaaaagtccctctccagctttcctgtaggcccccttcaggtactggaaggctgctataaggtctccctggagccttctcttctccaggctgaacagtcccaactctctcagcctctcttcataggagaggtgctccagccctctgatcatctttatggccctcctctggactcgctccaacagctccatgtccttcttatgttgggagccccagagctggatgcagtactccaggtggggtctcatgagagcagagtagaggggcagaatcacctccctggacctgctggccactctgcttttgatgcagcccaggatacggttggccttctgagctgcaagcgcacattgccagctcatgttgagcttctcatcaaccatcacccccaagtccttctcctcagggctgctctcaatccattctctgcccagtctgtatttgtgcttgggattgccccgacccacgtgcaggaccttgcacttggccttgttgaacttcatgcagttcgcacgggcccagctctcaagcctgtcaaggtccctctggatggcatcccttccctccagcgtgtcgaccgcactgcacagcttggtgttgtcagcaaacttgctgagggcgcactcaatcccactgtccatgttgctgacaaacatgttaaacaggaccggtcccaataccgacccctgaggagctccactcgtcactggtctccacttggacatcaagctgttgaccacaactctttgagcgcgaccatccagccacttccttatccaccgagtggtccatccgtcaagtccatgtctctctaatTCAGAGACAATGTCGTGTGGGACAGTATCaagtgctttgcacaagtccaggtagatgacgtcaGTCGatcttcccctatccaccaatgctctaaccctgtcgtagaaggccaccaaatttgtcaggcatgatttgcccttggtgaagccatgttggctgtctccAATTACCTccctgttttccatgtgccttaccatagtttccaggaggatctgctctatgatcttgccaggcacagaggtgggactgactggcctgtagttccttgggtcttccttttttcccttcttgaagatgggggttatgtttccccttttccagtcagtgggaacttcaccagactgccacgacttctcaaatatgatggatagtggcttagcaacttcatctgccaattccctcaggacccatggatgcacctcatcaggtcccatggacttgtgcaccttcaggttccttaggtggtcttgaacctgatcttctcctacagtgggcggttcttcgTCCTtgcagtccctgcctctgccttctgtgacttgggtggtgaggctagagcacttgccggtgaagacagaggcaaaaaagtcattgagtacctcagccttctccatatcccaggtaaccaggtctcccatttccttctggagagggcccacattttcccttgttttccttttatcactgatgtacctatagaagcttttcttgttgcccttgacatccctggccagatttaattctatcagggctttagctttcctaacctggtccctggctgctcagacaattcctctgtattcttcccagtgtgcctgcccttgcttccaccctctgtaggcttccttcttgtgcctgagtttgtccaggagctccttgttcatccatgcaggcctcctggcatttttgcctgccttcctctttgttgggatgcatctctcctgagcttggaggaggtggtccttgaatactaaccagctttcttgggcccctcttccctccagggctttatcccaagggactctcccaagtaggtccttgaagaggccaaagtctgctctcctgaagtccagggtagtgggcttgctgtgtgccctccttgctgccctatggatcttgaactccaccatttcatggtccctgcagctgaggctgcccttgagcttcacatcccccaccagcccctccttgttggtgagaacaaggtccagcatggcacctctccttattggctcctctgtcacctagagaaggaagttatcatccacacattccaggaacctcctggattgtttgtgcccagctgtgttgtccttccaacagatatcagggtggttcaagtcccccatgaggaccagggcctgtgaacatgaggctacacctatctgtctgcAGAGGTCCTTATccgcttggtcttcctggtcaggtggcctgtagcagacccccactataatgtctcctgttcctgccctccctttaatcctgacccataagctctcagtcagctcctcctccacccccagccagagctccatgcactccagctggtcattgacatagagggcagcaccccctcctcatctcccctgcctgtccttccaaAAAAGCCTGTCAATAGTTCAGTCAAATGTTCTGTGGAAATAAAGTCCTCTGTAGAAAAACAGACATGAAAAGTAAACCAAGAGTACTAACAGTACTTCTGTACTGCcttaaaataacagaagtaGGGAATCTGTAGATgaatgataatattttttttttctgtttggagaCTGCTTGTTGGATATGACTTCTGACGTAACTTGTTTCTAGGGCAGATGCATCTGCATAAGCAGAAACATGTTGAGATGTATTTAAGGGGCtaaagctcatttaaaaaaccaaaacacaaaaaaccccaaacccacacacaaaaccacacagTTGTATCCCAGTTCTAGGCAGTCTAATTAATTTGATTATGGTAAAGATTTTTACTAAAGCgaccttttacttttttttttttttaagttggtaTGTTCAACACGCCAGGAATGCAGAGCTTGTTACAGCAGATAACAGAAAATCCACAACTTATGCAAAATATGTTGTCTGCACCCTATATGAGAAGCATGATGCAGTCATTGAGCCAGAATCCTGATCTTGCAGTACAGGTAAATGGTGTAgcaatgtgtgtgtgcacagaagtgaaaaaaggaaTTGAATTTATGATACAgttatattttcattacagaGTAATTGTGTCAGCTTCTCAACAATAACTTGTCTGTTACGTATGGTCcagtttttaaagtatgttaatGCCTGGCTTATTGAAATTATTACCTAGTTACCTTTAGCAGTCTGTTGTGGTAAGTTTCTTCAATTTATAGTTGTACGTCATGTCAGGTATTCTCTTGTAACAACTTGTAAGTTTGTACGTGTCTCATACAGCCCTAAACTTTTGTGGCCTAGCATAAGAACcagttaaacaaaacaaatgttttgattATAAATTAAGGTAGATCTGCTAGTAAATAAATATCTACCCTAGCTTGGGAGGACAGAAGTGGAGGGGAAGGAGTTGGTGCCATATCTAGCTGttattctggttttcatttctcATCCATGATCCTTGCTCACAATAAAAGGGCTAATACTTACTGCTGTTCTATGAATGGTATTGTAGAAGTGCTTTCCAATTTTACGTACAGCAATAATATCCGAAGTCAAATCTTGAACTGAGATGATAATATCTTTTGTATATTAAACACTTAATTGGAAAATATCCCAGgctttttgcagacagtgtttACAGGGAAGCCATCACATTTGTAGTGGAGGCTGACCAGAAAAGACTTTTCTTGTTACAAAAATGAGTTTGCTTTGGTGAGGATCTGGCAAGGATTCACTTCAAAAGTTTAACAtcactctccccctccccaaccccCATCACAACAAGAAACACACccaaaaataccaaacaaaaaaaaaaaaaaccctactccACACCACCAATGATTTCAGTAATTTCTCAGACTGGTGGTTCATTGTATCAGAACAAGTTTTGGCCAAACGAGAAGTGGGAGATAATTACTCTGAGGTTATCACAGACTATTATCTTGTTCTCTGATTCATATGTGGTAAACAATTGTCTTAAAATCCACTTTAGTATTTACTTTTTGATCTGCTGCTTGATCTatgatgttaaatatttttgtcccGTAGATGATGTTGAATAATCCTTTATTTGCTGGAAATCCTCAACTTCAGGAGCA from Nyctibius grandis isolate bNycGra1 chromosome W unlocalized genomic scaffold, bNycGra1.pri SUPER_W_unloc_2, whole genome shotgun sequence includes the following:
- the LOC137677155 gene encoding ubiquilin-1-like isoform X2, whose amino-acid sequence is MSESAESSTGAHSSSESSAQGFAAAEPRIIKITVKTPKEKEEFAVPETSSIQQFKEEISKHFKSHTDQLVLIFAGKILKDQDTLIQHGIHDGLTVHLVIKTQNRSQDHPDQQTPTTGSIATTSISSSNTSTPTSTNNNSFGLGGLGGLAGLSSLGLNASNFSELQSQMQQQLMSNPEMMVQIMENPFVQSMLSNPDLMRQLIMANPQMQQLIQRNPEISHMLNNPDIMRQTLELARNPAMMQEMMRNQDRALSNLESIPGGYNALRRMYTDIQEPMLNAAQEQFGGNPFASLVTNASSGGDSQPSRTENRDPLPNPWASQTRSQSSTSTNTSGENSGSSNVRNSTSASTGQSSTIPNLGPGLGVGMFNTPGMQSLLQQITENPQLMQNMLSAPYMRSMMQSLSQNPDLAVQMMLNNPLFAGNPQLQEQMRQQLPTFLQQMQNPDTLSAMSNPRAMQALLQIQQGLQILATEAPGLIPGFNPGLGGLGSTGAPTGSTVPSSVPSENRSPTAGAAEPSHQQFVQQMLQALAGVNAQLQNPEVRFQQQLEQLSAMGFLNHEANLQALIATGGDISAAIERLLASQPS
- the LOC137677155 gene encoding ubiquilin-1-like isoform X1 — encoded protein: MSESAESSTGAHSSSESSAQGFAAAEPRIIKITVKTPKEKEEFAVPETSSIQQFKEEISKHFKSHTDQLVLIFAGKILKDQDTLIQHGIHDGLTVHLVIKTQNRSQDHPDQQTPTTGSIATTSISSSNTSTPTSTNNNSFGLGGLGGLAGLSSLGLNASNFSELQSQMQQQLMSNPEMMVQIMENPFVQSMLSNPDLMRQLIMANPQMQQLIQRNPEISHMLNNPDIMRQTLELARNPAMMQEMMRNQDRALSNLESIPGGYNALRRMYTDIQEPMLNAAQEQFGGNPFASLVTNASSGGDSQPSRTENRDPLPNPWASQTRSQSSTSTNTSGENSGSSNVRNSTSASTGQSSTIPNLGPGLGVGMFNTPGMQSLLQQITENPQLMQNMLSAPYMRSMMQSLSQNPDLAVQMMLNNPLFAGNPQLQEQMRQQLPTFLQQMQNPDTLSAMSNPRAMQALLQIQQGLQILATEAPGLIPGFNPGLGGLGSTGAPTGSTVPSSVPSENRSPTAGAAEPSHQQFVQQMLQALAGVNAQQLQNPEVRFQQQLEQLSAMGFLNHEANLQALIATGGDISAAIERLLASQPS
- the LOC137677155 gene encoding ubiquilin-1-like isoform X4, with amino-acid sequence MSESAESSTGAHSSSESSAQGFAAAEPRIIKITVKTPKEKEEFAVPETSSIQQFKEEISKHFKSHTDQLVLIFAGKILKDQDTLIQHGIHDGLTVHLVIKTQNRSQDHPDQQTPTTGSIATTSISSSNTSTPTSTNNNSFGLGGLGGLAGLSSLGLNASNFSELQSQMQQQLMSNPEMMVQIMENPFVQSMLSNPDLMRQLIMANPQMQQLIQRNPEISHMLNNPDIMRQTLELARNPAMMQEMMRNQDRALSNLESIPGGYNALRRMYTDIQEPMLNAAQEQFGGNPFASLVTNASSGGDSQPSRTENRDPLPNPWASQTRSQSSTSTNTSGENSGSSNVRNSTSASTGQSSTIPNLGPGLGVGMFNTPGMQSLLQQITENPQLMQNMLSAPYMRSMMQSLSQNPDLAVQMMLNNPLFAGNPQLQEQMRQQLPTFLQQMQNPDTLSAMSNPRAMQALLQIQQGLQILATEAPGLIPGFNPGLGGLGSTGAPTGSTVPSSVPSENRSPTAGAAEPSHQQFVQQMLQALAGVNAQTFEINFIMQVRM
- the LOC137677155 gene encoding ubiquilin-1-like isoform X3, translated to MSESAESSTGAHSSSESSAQGFAAAEPRIIKITVKTPKEKEEFAVPETSSIQQFKEEISKHFKSHTDQLVLIFAGKILKDQDTLIQHGIHDGLTVHLVIKTQNRSQDHPDQQTPTTGSIATTSISSSNTSTPTSTNNNSFGLGGLGGLAGLSSLGLNASNFSELQSQMQQQLMSNPEMMVQIMENPFVQSMLSNPDLMRQLIMANPQMQQLIQRNPEISHMLNNPDIMRQTLELARNPAMMQEMMRNQDRALSNLESIPGGYNALRRMYTDIQEPMLNAAQEQFGGNPFASLVTNASSGGDSQPSRTENRDPLPNPWASQTRSQSSTSTNTSGENSGSSNVRNSTSASTGQSSTIPNLGPGLGVGMFNTPGMQSLLQQITENPQLMQNMLSAPYMRSMMQSLSQNPDLAVQMMLNNPLFAGNPQLQEQMRQQLPTFLQQMQNPDTLSAMSNPRAMQALLQIQQGLQILATEAPGLIPGFNPGLGGLGSTGAPTGSTVPSSVPSENRSPTAGAAEPSHQQFVQQMLQALAGVNAQTLLNRNQISPRTESQQFSIFLPHETHKIYSSVSHPTETARGKLILEII